One window of the Camelina sativa cultivar DH55 chromosome 1, Cs, whole genome shotgun sequence genome contains the following:
- the LOC104708627 gene encoding F-box protein At4g00893-like, producing MASPSSMSPATVSRRGSRSPSKKALMNPSFADLPSDILRMILSPLILEDNIRASAACKSWCEAGVSVRIVEKHPWLMCFRKGGDLVELRDPLQWNLYTLSLPELAESTVCYSRDGWLLMDKTGSKDVFFFNPFSRELITLPECELEFDTIAFSCSPTSDNCVVVAIRFTYYAATISTCHPGDDKWVTATFASHGIGVHKRSNLVYLNDRFYCINAAGFLSNFHPSSGTWTPYGVHRLRCPYMYDRKQYGRKAKAVALAEKEGELFVMYACMNEKPMVYKLVSKKWEEVSKTTLDSLTIFFSFHNSELRTNLPWMRSKVYFSRFGDRKRCLSYSFDKSMCNRKRRASYSCDESMCRPGEESRSWIELCRRQILWIDPPPKNLLDLMLSSSHNN from the exons ATGGCGTCACCATCTTCTATGTCTCCTGCCACCGTCTCACGTAGAGG ATCGAGATCTCCGAGCAAAAAGGCCCTGATGAATCCGAGTTTTGCTGACCTTCCATCAGACATCTTACGTATGATACTGTCTCCTCTTATCTTAGAAGACAACATCCGTGCATCTGCGGCTTGTAAGTCATGGTGTGAAGCTGGTGTATCTGTCCGTATAGTAGAAAAGCATCCTTGGCTTATGTGCTTTCGTAAAGGTGGTGACTTGGTTGAACTCCGCGATCCGTTACAGTGGAATTTGTACACTTTGAGTCTGCCAGAGTTAGCTGAATCCACTGTGTGTTACTCTAGAGACGGCTGGTTACTTATGGATAAAACTGGATCGAAAGACGTGTTCTTCTTCAATCCGTTTTCTCGGGAGCTCATAACCTTGCCAGAGTGTGAGCTGGAGTTTGATACGATTGCCTTCTCTTGTTCTCCTACATCAGATAACTGTGTGGTGGTAGCGATAAGGTTTACTTATTATGCCGCCACGATCAGCACTTGCCATCCTGGAGATGATAAGTGGGTTACTGCTACATTCGCTAGTCATGGAATAGGGGTTCATAAGCGGAGCAACCTTGTCTACCTGAATGATCGATTCTATTGCATCAACGCAGCAGGATTTTTGTCTAACTTTCACCCATCTTCCGGTACGTGGACTCCTTACGGTGTACATAGACTCCGATGCCCGTATATGTACGATAGAAAGCAATATGGAAGGAAGGCGAAAGCAGTTGCCTTGgcagagaaagaaggagagCTCTTTGTAATGTATGCATGCATGAACGAGAAGCCAATGGTTTATAAGTTAGTCTCTAAGAAGTGGGAGGAGGTGAGCAAGACAACACTTGATAGCTTGACCATCTTTTTCAGTTTTCATAACTCCGAGTTGAGAACTAATCTCCCATGGATGAGGAGCAAAGTCTATTTCTCAAGGTTCGGAGATCGCAAACGTTGTTTATCCTACTCATTCGATAAAAGCATGTGCAATCGCAAACGTCGGGCATCCTACTCATGCGATGAAAGCATGTGCCGTCCGGGCGAGGAATCGCGGAGTTGGATAGAACTGTGTCGTCGTCAAATCCTATGGATCGATCCGCCTCCCAAGAACTTGTTGGACCTCATGTTAAGCTCTTCGCATAACAACtga
- the LOC104708633 gene encoding F-box protein At4g00893-like — MHPWLMSFPKYGSLFELRDPLKRKVYTLNLPELSRSTVWYAKDGWLLMDQRGLGKMFFFNPYSRELITLPDCQKAFDEIAFSCPPTSDNCVVLGIRFIDEFVLISTCHPGATDWTNEDIPFRIRPFYNQTNIVYCKDRFYCFNARGTLFSFHPSSRTWSYMCADKLECPYQYDREKYGWSEKGVSLIEKEGELFVMFTSSNERPLLYKLVSVRWEEMNTTAHDGLNIFVSYYNSELRTNFPRMKNNIYFSRFSQKRKRCVLYSFDGSRFSRPKEWQRWRELCPRQIPWINAPPKNVLDLLSEIDK, encoded by the coding sequence ATGCATCCTTGGCTTATGTCCTTTCCTAAATATGGCAGCTTGTTTGAACTCCGTGATCCATTAAAACGGAAGGTGTACACTTTGAATCTGCCAGAGTTATCTAGATCCACTGTGTGGTACGCAAAAGATGGCTGGTTACTTATGGATCAACGAGGATTGGGAAAGATGTTCTTCTTCAATCCGTATTCTCGGGAGCTCATAACATTGCCGGATTGTCAGAAGGCTTTTGATGAGATTGCGTTCTCTTGTCCTCCTACATCAGATAATTGTGTGGTTTTAGGGATAAGGTTCATAGACGAGTTTGTTCTGATCAGCACTTGCCACCCTGGAGCAACTGACTGGACCAATGAAGATATCCCTTTTCGCATAAGACCGTTTTATAATCAGACTAACATTGTCTATTGCAAAGATCGATTCTATTGCTTCAACGCACGAGGAACTTTGTTTAGCTTTCACCCATCTTCCCGTACATGGAGTTATATGTGTGCAGATAAACTGGAATGCCCGTATCAATATGATAGAGAGAAATATGGATGGAGTGAGAAAGGAGTTTCCTTGATAGAGAAGGAAGGAGAACTCTTCGTCATGTTTACAAGCAGCAACGAGAGGCCACTACTGTACAAGCTAGTCTCTGTGAGGTGGGAGGAGATGAATACGACTGCACATGATGGCTTGAACATCTTTGTCAGTTATTATAACAGTGAGCTGAGAACTAATTTCCCAAGgatgaaaaacaatatatatttctcaAGGTTCAGTCAGAAGCGCAAACGTTGTGTATTGTATTCCTTTGATGGAAGCAGGTTTAGTCGGCCCAAGGAATGGCAGAGGTGGAGAGAACTATGTCCTCGTCAAATCCCATGGATCAATGCGCCTCCTAAGAATGTGTTAGACCTTTTGAGTGAAATAGATAAGTAG